One region of Deinococcus koreensis genomic DNA includes:
- the galE gene encoding UDP-glucose 4-epimerase GalE → MTAPSELASAVSPPRTVLVTGGAGYIGSTVCSALEDRGHTPVILDSLVQGREEFTRGRPFYRGDIADGPLLERVLAQHPAIDTVIHLAALIVVPESVAQPGRYYASNVTGALALFSRLIDHGVRRLIFSSSASVYDSTGVLSVSEESPLRPLSPYARTKAMTEQIMEDLCRAGGARGLALRYFNPVGADPAMRSGPYLDQPSHVLGRILEVAAGRAPEFQITGTDYPTRDGTGLRDYIHVWDLAQAHVRAVEGFDEAFDRAAAAGLDDSFLPVNLGTGQGVTVRELVQAFERASGQALPHRGAPRRPGDSAGACAETGRAHALLDWSARLSTEEAIRDALRWNEVRPARLRGG, encoded by the coding sequence ATGACCGCCCCCAGTGAGCTGGCTTCCGCCGTATCCCCGCCCCGCACCGTGCTGGTCACCGGCGGGGCCGGATACATCGGCAGCACGGTCTGCTCGGCGCTGGAAGACCGGGGGCACACGCCGGTCATCCTCGACTCGCTGGTGCAGGGCCGCGAGGAGTTCACGCGCGGGCGGCCCTTCTACCGGGGCGACATCGCCGACGGCCCCCTGCTGGAGCGCGTCCTGGCCCAGCACCCGGCCATCGACACGGTGATCCACCTCGCGGCGCTGATCGTGGTGCCCGAATCCGTGGCCCAGCCCGGGCGGTACTACGCCTCGAACGTCACGGGCGCGCTGGCCCTGTTCAGTCGCCTGATCGACCACGGCGTCCGGCGGCTGATCTTCAGCTCCAGCGCCTCCGTCTACGACTCCACCGGCGTCCTGAGCGTCTCCGAGGAGAGCCCGCTGCGCCCGCTGAGCCCCTACGCCCGCACCAAGGCCATGACCGAACAGATCATGGAAGACCTGTGCCGCGCCGGCGGCGCGCGCGGCCTGGCGCTGCGCTACTTCAACCCGGTGGGCGCCGACCCGGCGATGCGCAGCGGGCCGTACCTCGATCAGCCCTCTCACGTGCTGGGCCGCATCCTGGAGGTGGCGGCGGGCCGCGCGCCCGAATTCCAGATCACCGGCACGGACTACCCCACCCGCGACGGCACCGGCCTGCGCGACTACATCCACGTCTGGGATCTGGCCCAGGCCCACGTCCGGGCGGTCGAGGGCTTCGACGAGGCCTTCGACCGGGCGGCGGCGGCCGGCCTGGACGACTCCTTCCTTCCCGTCAACCTGGGTACGGGTCAGGGCGTGACCGTCCGCGAACTCGTGCAGGCCTTCGAGCGGGCCTCCGGCCAGGCCCTGCCCCACCGGGGCGCGCCGCGCCGGCCCGGCGACAGCGCCGGGGCGTGCGCCGAGACCGGCCGCGCCCACGCCCTGCTGGACTGGTCGGCCCGGCTGAGCACCGAAGAGGCCATCCGCGACGCCCTGCGCTGGAACGAAGTGCGTCCAGCACGGCTCCGGGGCGGCTGA
- a CDS encoding mannose-1-phosphate guanylyltransferase has translation MFYPVILAGGSGERFWPLSRKHKPKQFLTLEAGGRSLIQVTADRLSALSEGMDQLLVVTANDQRSNVLEHLPELPLENLLVEPVARDTAAAILYGALTIARDEPDAIMGVFPADHRVDDPEAFSEVLRRAIAYAQAHDDLVTIGMTPQYPATGYGYIEQGPEQLDAGQLDAGQPASGVYRVQRFAEKPDAETARQFLATGRYLWNSGMFVWRVQSILRAFETLAPELYGPMAEAARIRGGLRAAYPGLPKISVDYAILERARNVVVIPASFGWDDLGDWNALERLLKGDASGDGSNVAVGRTVSLDTGGAILYTTGGDDLIATIGLEDVVVVRAGDVTLVVRKDRTQDIKTVVQQLKKSPELERFA, from the coding sequence ATGTTCTACCCGGTCATCCTGGCAGGCGGCAGCGGCGAACGCTTCTGGCCCCTCTCGCGCAAACACAAGCCCAAACAGTTCCTGACCCTGGAGGCCGGCGGCCGCAGCCTGATCCAGGTCACCGCCGACCGCCTGAGCGCCCTGAGTGAGGGCATGGATCAGCTGCTGGTCGTGACCGCCAACGACCAGCGCTCGAACGTGCTGGAGCACCTGCCCGAGCTGCCGCTGGAGAACCTGCTGGTCGAGCCGGTGGCGCGCGACACGGCCGCGGCGATCCTCTACGGCGCCCTGACCATCGCCCGCGACGAGCCGGACGCCATCATGGGCGTGTTTCCGGCGGATCACCGGGTGGACGACCCGGAGGCCTTCTCGGAGGTGCTGCGCCGGGCCATCGCCTACGCCCAGGCCCACGACGACCTGGTCACCATCGGCATGACGCCCCAGTATCCGGCCACCGGCTACGGCTACATCGAGCAGGGGCCAGAGCAACTGGACGCCGGGCAGCTGGACGCCGGGCAGCCGGCCTCGGGCGTCTACCGGGTGCAGCGCTTCGCCGAGAAGCCCGACGCCGAGACCGCCCGGCAGTTCCTGGCCACCGGCCGCTACCTGTGGAATTCGGGCATGTTCGTGTGGCGCGTGCAGAGCATCCTGCGCGCCTTCGAGACGCTGGCCCCCGAACTCTACGGCCCGATGGCCGAGGCGGCCCGCATCCGCGGCGGCCTGCGGGCGGCGTACCCGGGCCTGCCCAAGATCAGCGTGGACTACGCCATCCTGGAGCGCGCCCGGAACGTCGTCGTGATCCCCGCCTCCTTCGGCTGGGACGACCTGGGCGACTGGAACGCGCTGGAGCGGCTGCTCAAGGGCGACGCCAGCGGGGACGGCAGCAACGTGGCGGTGGGCCGCACGGTCAGCCTGGATACCGGCGGCGCGATCCTCTACACCACGGGCGGCGACGACCTGATCGCCACCATCGGGCTGGAGGACGTGGTGGTGGTACGCGCCGGCGACGTGACGCTGGTGGTGCGCAAAGACCGCACCCAGGACATCAAGACGGTCGTGCAGCAGCTCAAGAAGTCGCCGGAGCTCGAGCGTTTCGCCTGA